From a region of the Erythrobacter neustonensis genome:
- a CDS encoding SDR family NAD(P)-dependent oxidoreductase → MDYQGKVAWITGASSGIGAALARELAARGASVVLSGRDEARLAEVAQACGGDTLILAFDVRDETALADATAKAIGWKGHVDIAFANAGISQRSRALKTAMQVYRDIIEVDLVAQIAFTQGLIGHMAERGSGALGFISSIAGKVGVPMRTAYSAAKFGLAGYADALRAELTVNGVSVHTIYPGSVATNVSRNALTAEGTARGRSDKAIDEGIPADEAARQMLDGIARGTREIIVAEGMELAMGEARRTPEALFDQVAGMVAKGYMDKLEQQ, encoded by the coding sequence ATGGATTATCAGGGCAAGGTGGCGTGGATCACCGGGGCATCGTCGGGCATCGGCGCGGCGCTGGCGCGCGAACTGGCGGCGCGGGGCGCGTCGGTCGTTCTGTCGGGGCGGGACGAGGCGCGGCTCGCCGAGGTTGCGCAGGCTTGCGGCGGCGACACGCTGATCCTCGCCTTCGATGTGCGCGACGAGACGGCGCTGGCCGATGCCACCGCGAAAGCAATCGGCTGGAAGGGGCATGTCGATATCGCCTTTGCCAATGCCGGCATCTCGCAGCGCAGCCGCGCGCTCAAGACCGCGATGCAGGTCTACCGCGACATCATCGAGGTCGATCTGGTTGCGCAGATCGCCTTTACGCAAGGGCTGATCGGCCACATGGCGGAGCGCGGCTCGGGCGCGCTTGGGTTCATTTCCTCGATCGCAGGCAAGGTCGGCGTGCCGATGCGCACGGCCTATTCCGCGGCGAAATTCGGGCTGGCTGGCTATGCCGATGCGCTGCGCGCCGAGCTGACCGTGAACGGCGTGAGCGTCCATACGATCTACCCCGGATCGGTCGCCACCAATGTCTCGCGCAATGCGCTGACCGCCGAAGGCACCGCGCGCGGACGCTCCGACAAGGCAATCGACGAGGGCATCCCCGCCGATGAGGCGGCGCGCCAGATGCTCGACGGGATCGCCAGGGGCACGCGCGAGATCATCGTCGCCGAAGGGATGGAACTCGCCATGGGCGAAGCGCGCCGCACGCCCGAGGCATTGTTCGATCAGGTCGCGGGCATGGTCGCCAAGGGTTACATGGA
- a CDS encoding NUDIX hydrolase, giving the protein MTDGARLNPALRLRQAARLIVVDAAGRTLLFRFDVPGRAPFWCTPGGEVDAGETFEDAARRELFEEAGIAIDDPGPQIARMTPEFVTVEGEPVQADERFFLVRVANARVDTGGHTALEQRVMTQHRWFTLGELEAWPEAVFPVELAAMIRSQIAT; this is encoded by the coding sequence ATGACCGACGGCGCGCGCCTCAACCCCGCCTTGCGCCTGCGGCAAGCCGCGCGGCTGATCGTGGTCGATGCTGCGGGGCGAACGCTGTTGTTCCGGTTCGACGTGCCGGGCCGCGCGCCGTTCTGGTGCACGCCCGGCGGCGAAGTCGATGCAGGCGAGACGTTCGAGGATGCGGCGCGGCGCGAATTGTTCGAGGAGGCAGGGATCGCGATCGACGATCCCGGCCCGCAGATCGCGCGGATGACGCCGGAATTTGTCACGGTCGAAGGCGAACCGGTGCAGGCCGACGAGCGGTTCTTCCTCGTCCGCGTCGCCAATGCCAGGGTCGATACCGGCGGCCACACCGCGCTCGAACAGCGGGTGATGACGCAGCACCGCTGGTTCACGCTCGGCGAGTTGGAGGCTTGGCCAGAAGCGGTGTTTCCGGTGGAACTGGCCGCAATGATAAGGTCGCAAATCGCAACCTGA
- a CDS encoding BolA family protein, protein MSVAEEMHTLLTEAFAPARLAIINDSASHVGHMGDDGTGESHFTIEIEAAAFAGMTRLARQRAVIATLGDIVGQRVHAVAIRASVPGE, encoded by the coding sequence ATGAGTGTCGCCGAGGAAATGCACACGCTTCTGACCGAGGCTTTCGCGCCCGCGCGCCTTGCGATCATCAACGACAGCGCCAGCCATGTCGGCCACATGGGCGATGACGGCACGGGCGAAAGCCACTTCACGATTGAGATCGAGGCCGCCGCCTTTGCCGGCATGACCCGCCTCGCCCGCCAGCGCGCGGTGATTGCGACGCTGGGCGATATCGTCGGCCAGCGCGTTCACGCTGTCGCGATCAGGGCGAGCGTGCCGGGCGAATGA
- a CDS encoding J domain-containing protein, which yields MPSPRFHGRVESPGRRCEAPGCREDGEFRAPGRRPNGFDGPGEWRWFCLQHVREFNAGYDWFEGMSAEEILHAQSPVAGWQTESKAFRPTAGIHDAPRWADYADPLDAIGARARTIRSRAEREARAAQDFARSRFSREESAALEVMGLGSDTDAARLRRRYSELVRRYHPDRNGGDRAHEAKLTAVVDAYQVLKKSAALA from the coding sequence ATGCCTTCACCACGATTTCATGGCCGCGTCGAGAGCCCCGGACGCCGGTGCGAAGCGCCCGGTTGCCGCGAGGACGGCGAATTCCGCGCGCCGGGCCGCCGCCCCAACGGGTTCGACGGGCCGGGCGAATGGCGCTGGTTCTGCTTGCAGCATGTGCGCGAATTCAACGCCGGATACGACTGGTTCGAGGGGATGAGCGCCGAGGAAATCCTGCACGCGCAATCCCCGGTTGCCGGCTGGCAGACCGAAAGCAAGGCCTTCCGCCCCACGGCCGGAATCCACGATGCGCCGCGCTGGGCCGATTATGCCGATCCCTTGGATGCGATCGGCGCGCGCGCCCGCACTATCCGCTCGCGCGCCGAACGCGAGGCCCGCGCCGCGCAGGATTTTGCGCGCAGCCGTTTCAGCCGCGAAGAATCCGCCGCGCTCGAAGTCATGGGGCTGGGCAGCGACACCGACGCTGCGCGCCTGCGCCGCCGCTATTCCGAGCTGGTCAGGCGTTATCACCCCGACCGCAACGGCGGCGACCGCGCGCACGAGGCCAAGCTGACCGCGGTGGTCGATGCCTATCAGGTGCTAAAGAAAAGCGCGGCGCTCGCCTGA
- a CDS encoding SRPBCC domain-containing protein, whose translation MNELCVTRTIAAPPEVVWEVMVNRQEEWWCPRPWRTEIVAQERRVGGRSAMIMRGPDGEEMPQEGIVLAWDEGRRFATTDAVVGDLEPAGPFMIGIWEIAPEGEGTRYTARARHWSDEARAEHEAMGFVQGWEACAAQLAELCEAR comes from the coding sequence ATGAATGAACTCTGTGTCACCCGAACCATCGCCGCCCCGCCCGAAGTGGTGTGGGAAGTGATGGTCAACCGGCAGGAAGAATGGTGGTGCCCGCGGCCCTGGCGCACCGAGATCGTCGCGCAGGAACGCCGGGTCGGCGGGCGCAGCGCGATGATCATGCGCGGGCCCGATGGCGAGGAAATGCCGCAGGAAGGGATCGTGCTCGCTTGGGACGAAGGCCGCCGCTTTGCCACAACCGATGCGGTCGTCGGCGATCTGGAGCCGGCCGGCCCGTTCATGATCGGAATCTGGGAAATCGCCCCCGAAGGTGAAGGCACACGCTACACCGCGCGCGCCCGGCACTGGTCGGACGAGGCGCGCGCCGAGCATGAGGCGATGGGCTTCGTGCAAGGCTGGGAAGCCTGCGCCGCGCAGCTTGCCGAGCTGTGCGAAGCGCGCTGA
- a CDS encoding DUF1428 domain-containing protein produces MYVQGFVLAVPEGKKDAYRDIAERFWEIMKDYGALSQVECWEADVKDGTTTDFRMAVKAEAGEKIVFSWVTWPDRATADASHDKLMADPRMAEQFGAPDGSDMPFDGKRMIVGGFEPIVNKQA; encoded by the coding sequence ATGTATGTTCAGGGATTTGTGCTCGCCGTGCCCGAAGGCAAGAAGGATGCCTATCGCGACATTGCCGAACGGTTCTGGGAAATCATGAAGGACTACGGCGCGCTGTCGCAGGTCGAATGCTGGGAGGCCGACGTCAAGGACGGCACCACCACCGATTTCCGCATGGCGGTGAAGGCCGAGGCGGGCGAGAAGATCGTGTTTTCATGGGTCACCTGGCCCGACCGTGCCACCGCCGATGCCAGCCATGACAAGCTGATGGCCGACCCGCGCATGGCCGAACAGTTCGGCGCGCCCGATGGCAGCGACATGCCGTTCGACGGCAAGCGCATGATCGTCGGCGGGTTCGAGCCCATCGTGAACAAACAGGCATAA
- a CDS encoding oxygenase MpaB family protein translates to MPDPVESLRLKLVSQVRGVFHDASKGQTPTPPSDDALFARDTPIRQVHADIVGMMTGGVRALLLQMLHPHALQGVLDHSDFRADMHGRLQRTARFIAVTTFGHRDDALAAIARVNRIHVAVGGTLPDGTPYAATNPRTLAWVHVTEAQSFLAGYLRHVRPSMPGDEQDEYYRQFAVIARMLGADPVPETRAEADRIFRELRHDLKASTEAREVAQLVLSQRPTGTPAAVQTMLTADAVAMLPDWARQMLRLQRPRLAALPARAATWGMGRTLRWAFGQN, encoded by the coding sequence ATGCCCGATCCGGTCGAATCGCTGCGCCTGAAACTCGTATCGCAGGTGCGCGGCGTGTTTCACGATGCAAGCAAGGGGCAGACCCCCACCCCGCCCTCCGACGATGCGCTGTTCGCGCGCGACACCCCGATCCGGCAGGTCCATGCCGATATCGTGGGGATGATGACCGGCGGGGTGCGCGCGCTGCTGCTGCAGATGCTGCACCCCCACGCGTTGCAGGGCGTGCTCGACCATTCCGATTTCCGCGCCGACATGCACGGCCGGCTGCAACGCACCGCGCGCTTCATCGCGGTGACCACCTTCGGCCACCGCGACGATGCGTTGGCCGCGATCGCGCGCGTGAACCGCATCCACGTCGCCGTCGGCGGCACGCTGCCCGACGGGACGCCCTATGCCGCGACCAATCCGCGCACACTCGCCTGGGTTCACGTGACCGAGGCGCAGAGCTTTCTGGCGGGATACCTGCGCCATGTGCGCCCGTCGATGCCGGGGGACGAACAGGACGAATATTACCGCCAGTTTGCCGTGATCGCGCGGATGCTGGGGGCCGATCCCGTGCCCGAGACCCGCGCCGAGGCCGACCGCATCTTTCGCGAACTGCGCCATGATCTGAAAGCCTCGACTGAGGCGCGCGAGGTTGCGCAGCTGGTTCTGTCGCAGCGGCCCACCGGCACGCCGGCGGCGGTGCAGACGATGCTCACCGCCGATGCGGTCGCGATGCTGCCCGATTGGGCGCGCCAGATGCTGCGGCTGCAACGCCCGCGACTGGCTGCGCTGCCTGCACGTGCGGCGACATGGGGCATGGGCCGGACGCTCCGTTGGGCCTTCGGGCAGAATTGA
- a CDS encoding AAA family ATPase has translation MTTIPSGASAMPAQPDTTIDVRETFGIDIDWQVPAFSQASEHVPETDGAYVFDPDTTLAILAGFAHNRRVMVQGYHGTGKSTHIEQVASRLGWPSIRVNLDAHISRIDLIGRDAIVLKDGLQVTEFKEGILPWALQHPVALTFDEYDAGRPDVMFVIQRILEFDGRLTLLDQNRVITPNPFFRLFATTNTVGLGDTSGLYHGTQAINQAQMDRWNVVVALNYLAPAVEQQIVKSKTPESDDKLIADMVKVAELTRQGFMNGDISTVMSPRTVITWAQNASIFKSVGFAFRLSFLNKCDEAERTLVAEYYQRVFGEDLPEGAAKKR, from the coding sequence ATGACCACGATCCCCTCCGGCGCCAGCGCCATGCCCGCCCAGCCCGACACCACCATCGACGTGCGCGAAACCTTCGGCATCGATATCGACTGGCAGGTGCCCGCCTTCTCGCAAGCGAGCGAGCATGTGCCCGAGACCGACGGCGCCTATGTCTTCGATCCCGACACCACGCTGGCGATCCTGGCAGGCTTTGCGCACAACCGCCGGGTGATGGTGCAGGGCTATCACGGGACGGGCAAATCGACCCATATCGAACAGGTCGCGAGCCGCTTGGGCTGGCCCTCGATCCGCGTGAACCTCGATGCGCATATCAGCCGGATCGACCTCATCGGGCGCGATGCGATCGTGCTGAAGGACGGGCTGCAGGTGACCGAGTTCAAGGAAGGCATCCTGCCCTGGGCGCTGCAGCACCCGGTCGCGCTGACCTTCGACGAATATGACGCAGGGCGTCCCGACGTGATGTTCGTGATCCAGCGCATCCTCGAATTCGATGGCCGCCTGACGCTGCTCGACCAGAACCGGGTGATCACGCCCAATCCGTTCTTCCGCCTGTTCGCCACCACCAACACCGTGGGCCTCGGCGACACCAGCGGGCTTTACCACGGCACGCAGGCGATCAACCAGGCGCAGATGGACCGCTGGAACGTGGTCGTCGCGCTCAATTACCTCGCGCCCGCGGTCGAGCAGCAGATCGTCAAGTCCAAGACTCCTGAAAGCGACGACAAGCTGATCGCGGACATGGTGAAGGTTGCCGAACTGACGCGGCAGGGCTTCATGAACGGCGATATCTCGACCGTGATGAGCCCGCGCACGGTGATCACCTGGGCACAGAACGCCAGCATCTTCAAGTCGGTCGGCTTTGCCTTCCGGCTCAGCTTCCTCAACAAGTGCGACGAGGCCGAGCGCACGCTGGTGGCCGAATATTACCAGCGCGTGTTTGGCGAAGACCTGCCCGAAGGCGCGGCGAAGAAGCGGTAA
- a CDS encoding transglycosylase domain-containing protein, with protein sequence MAFFDRFWKGSRAPADDRGGADEGYFATYESTRPFGDDDFDNDDLTRPRSASFADFDAWDARLGRVDAALASEERRRQRWWHRAYWQERSKLWWTGRAALAFVAALTLVIGWLLVTAPLSKSLEPIAPPQVTLLASDGTPIARQGAVVEAPVKVADLPPHVTQAFIAIEDRRFYSHWGIDPRGIARAAWTGYGGGSTITQQLAKFTFLTAEQSISRKAREALIAIWLESWLTKDEILERYLSNAYFGDNQYGLRAASLHYFYRQPEKLRPEQAAMLAGLLQAPSRYAPTKHYDKARKRMDLVVGSMVAAGYLTQAEADALPDPRIDVRTRDGNLPTGTYFADWALPLAREGMEASYSRQVLTTTLDSRLQALATRIVARAGVGGAQVALVAMRRNGEVVAMVGGRDYAKSPFNRATQAKRQPGSTFKTIVYLAALENGWEPDDTIPNTPITQGSYRPKNAGGRYSDQITLKEAFAASSNVAAVRLFQAVGSEKVIATARRLGIAAPMTEGDPSLALGTSSMTLLELTSAYAGIAANEYPVEPHAFPRGKRNFWQWLTTRTHSMSSGEHEDLEEMLRAAINRGTGRNAALPIANYGKTGTTQDYRDALFVGYAGDLVVGVWIGNDDNTPLKRVTGGSVPARIWRDFMYGALKIEAAPAPRASDTPDPEGPVQPLDVPEGGDIPLGQEGASIRIDEGGVTLRQEGLPVELRVDGQGVAVQPPPQTTPSPPP encoded by the coding sequence ATGGCGTTCTTCGACCGATTCTGGAAAGGCTCCCGCGCCCCCGCCGATGACCGCGGCGGCGCGGACGAGGGCTATTTCGCAACCTACGAATCGACGCGTCCTTTCGGCGATGACGATTTCGACAACGACGATCTGACGCGCCCGCGCAGTGCCAGCTTTGCCGATTTCGATGCGTGGGACGCGCGGCTCGGCCGGGTCGATGCGGCGCTGGCAAGCGAGGAGCGCCGCCGCCAGCGGTGGTGGCACCGCGCATACTGGCAGGAACGCAGCAAGCTGTGGTGGACCGGGCGCGCCGCGCTCGCCTTTGTCGCCGCGCTGACGCTGGTGATCGGCTGGCTGCTGGTCACCGCGCCGCTGTCCAAAAGCCTTGAACCGATCGCCCCGCCACAGGTCACGCTTCTCGCCAGCGACGGCACCCCGATCGCACGGCAGGGCGCCGTGGTGGAGGCGCCGGTCAAGGTGGCCGACCTGCCGCCGCACGTCACGCAAGCCTTCATCGCGATCGAGGATCGGCGCTTCTACAGCCACTGGGGGATCGATCCGCGCGGGATCGCGCGCGCGGCGTGGACGGGATATGGCGGGGGCTCGACGATCACCCAGCAGCTCGCCAAGTTCACCTTCCTCACCGCCGAACAATCGATCAGCCGCAAGGCGCGCGAGGCGTTGATCGCGATCTGGCTCGAAAGCTGGCTGACCAAGGACGAGATTCTCGAACGCTATCTGTCGAACGCCTATTTCGGCGACAACCAGTATGGCCTGCGCGCGGCCAGCCTGCATTATTTCTACCGCCAGCCCGAAAAGCTGCGCCCCGAACAGGCGGCGATGCTGGCCGGGTTGCTACAGGCGCCGTCGCGCTACGCGCCGACCAAGCATTACGACAAGGCCAGGAAGCGGATGGATCTGGTGGTCGGCTCGATGGTCGCCGCGGGATACCTGACGCAGGCCGAGGCCGATGCGCTGCCCGATCCGCGGATCGATGTGCGCACGCGCGACGGCAACCTGCCGACCGGCACCTATTTTGCCGACTGGGCGCTGCCGCTGGCCCGCGAAGGGATGGAGGCGAGCTATTCGCGCCAGGTGCTCACCACCACGCTCGATTCGCGGTTGCAGGCGCTGGCCACGCGGATCGTTGCGCGCGCCGGCGTGGGCGGGGCGCAGGTCGCGCTGGTGGCGATGCGCAGGAACGGCGAGGTCGTGGCGATGGTTGGCGGGCGCGACTATGCCAAATCGCCGTTCAACCGCGCCACGCAGGCCAAGCGGCAGCCCGGATCGACCTTCAAGACGATCGTCTATCTCGCCGCCTTGGAAAACGGGTGGGAGCCCGATGACACGATCCCCAACACGCCGATCACGCAAGGCAGCTATCGCCCCAAGAACGCGGGCGGGCGCTATTCCGACCAGATCACGCTGAAGGAAGCCTTCGCCGCATCGAGCAACGTTGCCGCGGTGCGGCTGTTTCAGGCGGTGGGCAGCGAGAAGGTGATCGCCACCGCGCGCCGGCTGGGTATCGCTGCGCCCATGACCGAAGGTGATCCAAGCCTTGCGCTGGGCACATCGTCGATGACGCTGCTCGAACTCACCAGCGCCTATGCCGGGATCGCGGCGAACGAATACCCGGTCGAACCCCACGCCTTCCCACGCGGGAAGCGCAATTTCTGGCAGTGGCTGACCACGCGCACGCATTCGATGTCCTCGGGCGAGCATGAGGATCTGGAGGAGATGCTGCGCGCCGCGATCAACCGCGGCACGGGGCGCAATGCCGCGCTGCCGATTGCCAATTACGGCAAGACCGGCACCACGCAGGATTACCGCGATGCGCTGTTCGTGGGCTATGCCGGCGATCTGGTGGTGGGCGTGTGGATCGGCAACGACGACAACACGCCCTTGAAGCGCGTGACCGGCGGCAGCGTGCCTGCGCGGATCTGGCGCGATTTCATGTATGGCGCGCTCAAGATCGAAGCCGCGCCCGCGCCGCGCGCCAGCGACACGCCCGATCCCGAAGGGCCGGTGCAGCCGCTCGACGTGCCCGAAGGCGGCGACATCCCGCTGGGGCAGGAAGGCGCGAGCATCCGGATCGACGAGGGCGGGGTGACCTTGCGGCAGGAAGGGCTGCCGGTCGAACTCAGGGTCGACGGGCAGGGCGTGGCGGTGCAGCCGCCGCCGCAGACCACCCCTTCGCCGCCGCCCTAA
- a CDS encoding PaaI family thioesterase, which produces MTDTALELPAYARSLGITATGAEEGGMPVLTVDFGNMVEGRPQHFHGGATAGLLENAGYAALRTALLAGGRDPQLKPINITVQYLAAGKSQESFAVGRITRLGRRNANITVEAWQTDRARPIATAVLNILMVERSPDQNSPG; this is translated from the coding sequence ATGACTGACACCGCGCTTGAACTGCCCGCCTATGCCCGCTCGCTCGGGATCACCGCGACCGGCGCCGAGGAAGGCGGCATGCCAGTGCTGACGGTCGATTTCGGCAACATGGTCGAAGGCCGCCCGCAGCATTTCCACGGCGGCGCGACCGCGGGCCTGCTGGAGAATGCAGGTTACGCTGCCCTCCGCACCGCGCTGCTTGCGGGGGGACGCGATCCGCAATTGAAGCCGATCAACATCACCGTGCAATATCTCGCCGCGGGCAAATCGCAGGAGAGCTTTGCGGTGGGCCGGATCACCCGGCTGGGGCGGCGCAATGCCAATATCACGGTCGAAGCCTGGCAGACCGACCGCGCGCGGCCCATCGCGACCGCGGTGCTCAATATCCTGATGGTTGAACGCTCGCCGGACCAGAATAGCCCGGGTTAG
- a CDS encoding PaaI family thioesterase, with the protein MNTPPTPRFDAREASKWFFRHGHTGWLGLKFTEQGDNWVELELPWREDLLGDRDRPVLASGPIISLMDMASGMAIWQTQGTFRPVATLDLRVDYQRPARERASVKGRVECYRITRSAAFVRGIAYDDDIADPVAHVAGTFMTIGADPRTANPALGGSTGHD; encoded by the coding sequence ATGAATACGCCCCCCACCCCCCGGTTCGACGCGCGCGAGGCGTCCAAGTGGTTTTTCCGGCACGGCCATACCGGCTGGCTCGGCCTCAAATTCACCGAGCAGGGCGACAACTGGGTCGAACTCGAACTCCCCTGGCGCGAGGATCTGCTGGGTGACCGTGATCGCCCGGTGCTTGCTTCGGGCCCGATCATCAGCCTGATGGACATGGCGAGCGGAATGGCGATCTGGCAGACGCAGGGCACCTTCCGGCCGGTCGCAACGCTCGACCTGCGGGTCGATTACCAGCGCCCCGCGCGCGAACGGGCCAGCGTCAAGGGCCGCGTCGAATGCTACCGCATCACGCGTTCGGCCGCCTTTGTCCGCGGGATCGCCTATGACGACGATATTGCCGATCCGGTCGCGCATGTGGCGGGCACCTTCATGACGATCGGGGCCGATCCGCGCACCGCCAACCCGGCGCTTGGCGGGAGCACCGGCCATGACTGA
- the ruvX gene encoding Holliday junction resolvase RuvX: METAGLIFEDARGFGDSVGEAGGVLLGLDLGTKTLGTATCDAGWRFATNGTTIARGKWGKDRETLAQLIRSRSVRGIVLGLPRNMDGSEGPRVQASRAYARNCAEAFGLPVLLWDERWSTQAAEAAMIGMDMSRAKRAAAIDSHAAAVILQGAIDRLAGGVL; encoded by the coding sequence ATGGAAACCGCAGGCCTGATCTTCGAGGACGCGCGCGGCTTCGGCGATTCGGTGGGCGAGGCGGGCGGCGTGCTGCTCGGCCTCGACCTCGGCACCAAGACGCTGGGCACTGCGACCTGTGACGCGGGCTGGCGCTTTGCCACCAACGGCACCACGATCGCACGCGGCAAGTGGGGCAAGGACCGCGAGACGCTCGCCCAACTCATCCGCAGCCGCTCCGTGCGCGGTATCGTGCTCGGCCTGCCGCGCAACATGGACGGCTCCGAAGGCCCGCGTGTCCAGGCAAGCCGCGCCTATGCCCGCAATTGCGCCGAGGCTTTCGGCCTCCCCGTGCTGCTGTGGGACGAGCGCTGGTCGACACAGGCCGCCGAAGCCGCGATGATCGGGATGGACATGAGCCGCGCAAAACGCGCCGCCGCAATCGATAGCCACGCCGCTGCGGTCATCCTGCAAGGCGCGATCGACCGGCTGGCCGGCGGCGTGCTTTAG
- a CDS encoding DUF3089 domain-containing protein yields MARKFLYFVAFCILLAIAGAFALALFPAQLTKWASVPSVAFAPVAPLAANAYEDPKLWHSRPGIGTSDPARWQPAYAGERSGLPTPADPKQRFAVFFVHPTSFVSRTGWNAPLDNGGDADAERIARLYLRGMASPFNAASEIWAPRYRQATAGAFLTDQPEARQAIDAAYSDVREAFRFFLASVDPGTPIVLAGHSQGALHLKRLIAQEVKATPTAQRLVAAYIIGWPISLAHDLPALGMPACASPTQTGCVISWSSFAEPADPSLVLEAYGAAPALDGKAPGDDPMLCTNPLTGAPGGAADKAANLGTLVPEESMDKGSLVPALVPARCAPSGLLLIGPPPEMGAFVLPGNNYHVYDLPLFWANTRADVNRRADAWKPQA; encoded by the coding sequence ATGGCTCGCAAGTTCCTCTATTTCGTCGCCTTCTGCATCCTTCTGGCGATTGCGGGCGCGTTCGCGCTGGCGCTGTTCCCTGCGCAATTGACCAAGTGGGCCAGCGTGCCTTCGGTGGCCTTTGCCCCGGTTGCGCCGCTTGCCGCCAATGCCTACGAAGACCCCAAGCTGTGGCATTCGCGCCCCGGGATCGGCACCAGCGATCCGGCCCGCTGGCAGCCTGCCTATGCGGGCGAGCGTAGCGGCCTGCCCACGCCTGCCGACCCGAAACAGCGGTTTGCGGTGTTCTTCGTCCACCCGACCAGCTTCGTCAGCCGCACCGGCTGGAACGCGCCGCTCGACAACGGCGGCGATGCCGACGCGGAGCGCATCGCTCGCCTCTACCTGCGCGGCATGGCGAGCCCGTTCAACGCGGCATCCGAAATCTGGGCGCCGCGCTATCGGCAGGCGACGGCGGGCGCGTTCCTTACCGACCAGCCCGAAGCGCGTCAGGCGATCGATGCGGCCTATTCCGACGTGCGCGAGGCGTTCCGCTTCTTCCTCGCTTCGGTCGACCCGGGCACGCCGATCGTGCTGGCCGGCCATTCGCAGGGCGCGCTGCATCTCAAACGCCTGATCGCGCAGGAGGTGAAGGCAACGCCAACCGCGCAGCGTCTGGTCGCGGCCTATATCATCGGATGGCCGATCTCGCTGGCGCATGATCTGCCCGCGCTCGGCATGCCTGCCTGCGCTTCGCCGACGCAAACCGGCTGCGTGATCAGTTGGTCGAGCTTTGCCGAGCCCGCCGATCCTTCGCTCGTGCTCGAAGCCTATGGCGCGGCGCCCGCGCTCGACGGCAAGGCGCCGGGGGATGATCCGATGCTGTGCACCAACCCGCTGACCGGCGCCCCCGGCGGCGCGGCCGACAAGGCGGCCAATCTGGGCACGCTGGTGCCCGAAGAAAGCATGGACAAGGGCAGCCTCGTGCCGGCGCTGGTGCCCGCGCGCTGTGCGCCATCGGGCCTGCTGCTGATCGGCCCGCCGCCCGAAATGGGCGCCTTCGTGCTGCCGGGCAACAACTACCACGTTTACGATCTGCCGCTGTTCTGGGCGAACACGCGCGCCGATGTGAACCGCAGGGCGGACGCATGGAAACCGCAGGCCTGA
- the lepB gene encoding signal peptidase I → MTDSENPDKINWFAEIRGLAVMLLAVLAFHSLVAKPFYIPSTSMMPTLWVGDRLVVSKYPYGWSWASASFHILPRSATRVMPRTPEYGDIVIPVHPERDEDYIKRVVALPGDTIEVRRGQIILNGTPVKREVVPPVRIPFEPELLCADDIGQHPCLDSYEQFRRTGPDGKDYFDPPTWRETFPNGATFLTIDYVDQELDNFGPYTVPAESVFVMGDNRDLSADSRAPLPRGLGQGAVPLANIGGRAEFITFSLDGSTTWNPATWFSSLRGDRAWTTLRPAIAEGDAPRTN, encoded by the coding sequence GTGACCGACAGCGAAAATCCGGACAAGATCAACTGGTTTGCCGAAATTCGCGGCCTTGCGGTGATGCTGCTTGCCGTGCTGGCGTTCCACAGCCTGGTCGCCAAGCCGTTCTACATCCCCTCGACCTCGATGATGCCGACGCTGTGGGTGGGCGACCGGCTGGTGGTGAGCAAGTATCCCTATGGCTGGTCGTGGGCCTCGGCGAGCTTTCATATCCTGCCGCGTTCGGCCACGCGGGTGATGCCGCGCACGCCCGAATACGGCGATATCGTGATCCCCGTGCACCCCGAACGCGACGAGGATTATATCAAGCGCGTGGTTGCGCTGCCGGGCGACACGATCGAAGTGCGCCGCGGGCAGATCATCCTCAACGGCACGCCCGTCAAGCGCGAGGTCGTGCCCCCTGTGCGCATCCCGTTCGAGCCCGAATTGCTGTGCGCCGACGATATCGGCCAGCACCCCTGCCTCGATTCCTACGAACAGTTCCGCCGCACCGGGCCTGACGGCAAGGACTACTTCGATCCGCCGACGTGGCGCGAAACCTTCCCCAACGGCGCGACCTTCCTGACGATCGACTATGTCGATCAGGAGCTCGACAATTTCGGCCCCTATACCGTGCCCGCCGAAAGCGTGTTCGTGATGGGCGACAACCGCGATCTTTCGGCCGACAGCCGCGCGCCGCTGCCGCGCGGTCTGGGTCAGGGCGCGGTGCCGCTGGCCAATATCGGCGGGCGCGCGGAATTCATCACCTTCAGCCTCGACGGATCGACCACCTGGAACCCGGCGACGTGGTTCTCGAGCCTGCGCGGGGACCGGGCATGGACCACGCTGCGTCCTGCAATTGCCGAGGGCGACGCACCAAGGACCAACTGA